TGGGACTGGGCTGGGCAAGGGctgtgccaaaaaaaaaaaaatcaaacaaacaaacaaaaccaaatgaATATTTAGGAACGATGAAAAAATTGGCAAAAttcgcacacaaacacatactCTACTCAGACATGGGTCCCGAAACAAAAAGACCAGTGGTAGATACGAAATGAAGCTACTGTGGGCATGACAAGCATTTCCAATATTTCTTCAAATAATTTGTCAAACATTGGAAAAGTGATAAGTAATTGAAATTCTTGAAGACTGCGGAGCAAGATCAAGCTAGAGGTTTCTTtatgtaattaataaattgacAGCAGCAAGGCTTAGCAATTAAAGCAATAAAAGGAAAGCTTATAAAAATCAGTAAATTGAATTATATTGATATTCTGCagattttcttaaataaattattaaacaatttcgaAAGCATATTGAgaaatacttattttttattgaaggATTGCATGTCTTAAGTCttattttacaacaaaatatttaaagaatcaATACTCCTTAGATTGAAGTCCTTCCAAAACAGTTCAGTCTGAGGGTCAAAATCCactgtaaataaatactatattCAATACACTTTCAAAATGAAATGCTCCCATGTGTGTGGGTGGTCTTAGAAATGTAGAAAGGCCTCCCCAGCACAACGTCATCGTTTACACAACATACCGCAATCGCGCTAAAAGTGGCAGAGAGAATTGGCCAACAGGAAAGTGGGAAATGTGGGTGGACTGGGGTTGGGTCTAAGAGCTACGAGACAAGGAAACGGAAAGAAAGAATATTTGGCCAAGAGCTTAAAGGGCTTTAAAGTGTGTGTCGCGTCCCAACATCATGGAAGGCCAGGCATGGCGTCATTAGCAAATATTTGGGCAGGCTCAGGACATGGTCGCGGTCGTTGCCGTCGTCACCGTTGTCCTTTCtagcagtgtgtgtgtgtgtgcgagaaaAATCAAATGTTACACTTACTTCCTGGGCTTTCTTTTAAGTTGTCCAAACCAATTCGACATTCGACAAATCGAACTCGAGCTGTCCAAAGGTGTTGTCACCTCGCATACTCATCATTTGGTCGTGCTCTGTCTTTTCAGGTAATGGAGAGGCGTCCTGGTGCTTCTCACAGATTAAAGGCGCCTTAGACGATGATGTCACGGATGCGGACATCATATCCTGCGTGGAATTCAATCACGATGGCGAGTTGCTGGCCACCGGCGACAAGGGCGGTCGCGTCGTCATCTTTCAAGTAAGTAAACCTACCTTAATATTATGTTTTTGTAGCTTTTagttatttcaaatattatttccttCCAGCGAGATCCTGCCTCGAAAGCCGCCAATCCGCGACGCGGCGAATACAATGTCTATTCGACATTCCAATCGCACGAGCCCGAATTCGATTACCTCAAGTCGCTGGAGATCGAGGAGAAGATCAACAAGATTCGGTGGCTGCAACAGAAGAATCCCGTACACTTTCTGCTCTCGACCAACGACAAGACGGTCAAGTTGTGGAAGGTCAGTGAGCGGGACAAGTCGTTCGAGGGCTACAACACGAAGGAGGAGAACGGCCTGATCCGGGATCCACAGAATGTGACGGCTCTGCGTGTGCCTTCCGTGAAGCAGATACCGCTGCTTGTGGAGGCATCGCCGCGCCGCACCTTCGCCAATGCACACACCTATCACATCAATTCAATTAGCGTTAACTCCGACCAGGAGACCTTCCTCTCGGCCGACGATCTGCGCATCAACCTCTGGCACCTAGAGGTGGTTAATCAGAGCTACAACATCGTCGACATCAAGCCAACTAACATGGAGGAGCTGACGGAGGTGATCACCGCGGCCGAATTCCATCCGACCGAGTGCAATGTGTTCGTCTATTCGAGCTCCAAGGGCACAATACGATTATGTGATATGCGTTCGGCGGCGCTATGCGACCGGCACAGCAAACAGTTCGAGGAGCCCGAGAATCCAACGAATCGCAGCTTCTTCAGCGAGATAATTAGCTCCATCAGCGATGTCAAACTAAGTAACTCCGGTCGCTACATGATCTCCAGGGATTACCTGAGCATCAAGGTGTGGGATCTGCACATGGAAACGAAACCCATTGAGACCTATCCGGTAAGTCTGTCCCTGAATTTAATGTTGTGTATCGTAGTACTAATTGCTGTCTTTGCAACATATGCAGGTCCACGAATACCTGCGCGCCAAGCTGTGCTCGCTGTATGAGAACGACTGCATCTTTGACAAATTCGAGTGCTGTTGGAATGGCAAGGATAGTTCGATAATGACCGGAAGCTACAATAACTTCTTCCGCGTGTTCGATCGCAACTCGAAAAAGGATGTGACGCTAGAGGCGTCCAGGGACATCATCAAGCCGAAGACGGTGCTGAAGCCACGAAAAGTTTGCACTGGCGGCAAACGGAAGAAGGACGAGATCAGCGTGGACTGTCTCGACTTTAACAAGAAGATTCTGCACACCGCCTGGCATCCCGAAGAAAATATCATTGCTGTGGCTGCGACCAATAATCTATTCATATTTCAGGATAAATTTTAGCCAACACTCTACtacgcagcagcaacaacaacaccataCGCCACAATCACaccaacaactacaactacagAAACAACAACTACGAAAGCAAACACTCCTCATTCTAATGTTAATTCAATCGGTTTGTTTCAGCCGCCTTTTCAAATTTCCCTCGGAATTCAACTGTTTGCCTAACATCATTACCTCAGTCCATCACACTCCCCCTCTTCTccccaaaaaacacacacacataatgCCATAGCAAAAGCTTTGTAATGTATATCTTTGAATCGAGAAATAAGAAACAAGAAACGAGAAAGTTTAAAGCAAATaagagaaggaaaaaaatttttatacataACATTTCTATGCGTAAAGTTGATTTCTTGTAGCTCAATTCGAGGAGTAGCCCCGTAACAAGGGTAGCATATTTAATAATGATGATAACGATTGATTTGCCCCGAAAGTTCTTTGTAATAATTAGCGCCAGCGCCGAAGTATTTGtaataaatgataataattataatatatctaaaagagaaaaaacatacaaaactaaaatcgtaaaaattgtgcatattgtaatattttttctgttCGCTtgttgttaagtttacacacacacacacccctgTTTGCTCTTCTTTATAAACACAGATTATATTCCGAAGTAAATTCGTTTTGCGACAGCGTTCATTCCAAGCAAATGAGCCTTCATCCATCGATTATGTCTCATTTTAAAATCTCATCATTAGCAATTCGAACAGCAACCGAGGAAGTGTTGTGTGTCCTCTCTCAGTCAAGAAA
Above is a genomic segment from Drosophila kikkawai strain 14028-0561.14 chromosome 3R, DkikHiC1v2, whole genome shotgun sequence containing:
- the tws gene encoding protein phosphatase PP2A 55 kDa regulatory subunit isoform X1 — its product is MGRWGRQSPVLEPPDPQQLQQASAPTPILPPRTFMRQSSITKIGNMLNTAININGAKKPPSNGEASWCFSQIKGALDDDVTDADIISCVEFNHDGELLATGDKGGRVVIFQRDPASKAANPRRGEYNVYSTFQSHEPEFDYLKSLEIEEKINKIRWLQQKNPVHFLLSTNDKTVKLWKVSERDKSFEGYNTKEENGLIRDPQNVTALRVPSVKQIPLLVEASPRRTFANAHTYHINSISVNSDQETFLSADDLRINLWHLEVVNQSYNIVDIKPTNMEELTEVITAAEFHPTECNVFVYSSSKGTIRLCDMRSAALCDRHSKQFEEPENPTNRSFFSEIISSISDVKLSNSGRYMISRDYLSIKVWDLHMETKPIETYPVHEYLRAKLCSLYENDCIFDKFECCWNGKDSSIMTGSYNNFFRVFDRNSKKDVTLEASRDIIKPKTVLKPRKVCTGGKRKKDEISVDCLDFNKKILHTAWHPEENIIAVAATNNLFIFQDKF
- the tws gene encoding protein phosphatase PP2A 55 kDa regulatory subunit isoform X2, producing the protein MAGNGEASWCFSQIKGALDDDVTDADIISCVEFNHDGELLATGDKGGRVVIFQRDPASKAANPRRGEYNVYSTFQSHEPEFDYLKSLEIEEKINKIRWLQQKNPVHFLLSTNDKTVKLWKVSERDKSFEGYNTKEENGLIRDPQNVTALRVPSVKQIPLLVEASPRRTFANAHTYHINSISVNSDQETFLSADDLRINLWHLEVVNQSYNIVDIKPTNMEELTEVITAAEFHPTECNVFVYSSSKGTIRLCDMRSAALCDRHSKQFEEPENPTNRSFFSEIISSISDVKLSNSGRYMISRDYLSIKVWDLHMETKPIETYPVHEYLRAKLCSLYENDCIFDKFECCWNGKDSSIMTGSYNNFFRVFDRNSKKDVTLEASRDIIKPKTVLKPRKVCTGGKRKKDEISVDCLDFNKKILHTAWHPEENIIAVAATNNLFIFQDKF